One part of the Girardinichthys multiradiatus isolate DD_20200921_A chromosome 10, DD_fGirMul_XY1, whole genome shotgun sequence genome encodes these proteins:
- the LOC124874903 gene encoding alpha-N-acetylgalactosaminide alpha-2,6-sialyltransferase 1-like, translated as MAHQTMLLFSFFLVTLLSIILFMVSHGNLPGSIRYRWKAMLRINRFRGGHSFYELERLQQNEGNMTPSSKTTAAISTKDLVTMNEIKLSPAEYPIPIIHKSSFKKLPQWSFEDIYNLDAPPRPATCAQSLHNSEDQDFQKAFLPNIRMFLHKDNINMREWNRLSHFNNPFGFMEMKYEDVIPALKLIPKPKEPLLPKPGGDGCVRCAVVGTGGILNGSKMGAEIDSHDYIFRMNGAVIEGYEEDVGNRTSVYVHTSYSITASLYLFKKYGYKSAPHDEGIKYVMIPEGMRDYLWLNALFKGEKASKKDPRTYYSGQFSENHFYVLHQDFLRYVRNRFLKSSNLNQGLWPIVRPTNGAFAIFTALHACDTVSAYGFMTEDYRKYSNYYAEKYDKTNIVLYANHDYILEKNLWKSLHDKKIIKLFQRTGSQDEIEMSKRA; from the exons ATGGCACATCAAACAAtgttactgttttctttttttttggtgacATTACTCAGCATTATTCTTTTCATGGTGTCTCACGGAAATTTACCAGGAAGTATCAG ATACAGATGGAAGGCTATGTTAAGAATAAACAGATTCAGAGGAGGACACAGCTTCTATGAACTTGAAAGATTACAGCAAAATGAAGGAAACATGACCCCATCGAGTAAAACAACTGCTGCAATATCAACAAAGGATTTGGTTACAATGAATGAGATTAAATTGTCTCCAGCTGAATATCCGATTCCCATTATCCACAAAAGCTCCTTCAAAAAGCTTCCTCAGTGGAGTTTTGAGGATATTTATAACTTGGATGCTCCACCAAGACCTGCG ACATGTGCCCAGTCTCTGCACAACTCCGAAGACCAGGACTTCCAGAAAGCTTTCCTTCCCAACATACGTATGTTTCTGCACAAAGACAACATCAACATGAGAGAGTGGAACAGGCTTTCACATTTCAACAATCCTTTtggctttatggaaatgaagtaTGAGG ATGTAATACCTGCATTGAAGCTGATCCCAAAGCCAAAAGAACCACTCCTCCCAAAACCAGGTGGGGATGGCTGTGTACGCTGTGCTGTGGTTGGAACTGGAGGCATCTTGAACGGCTCAAAAATGGGAGCTGAGATTGATTCTCATGACTACATCTTTCg GATGAATGGTGCGGTGATCGAAGGGTATGAGGAAGACGTGGGTAACAGGACATCGGTGTATGTTCACACATCTTACTCAATAACTGCTTCGCTTTATTTATTCAAGAAGTACGGATACAAATCCGCTCCTCACGATGAG GGTATAAAGTACGTCATGATTCCTGAGGGGATGAGGGATTACCTGTGGCTCAACGCTCTTTTTAAAGGGGAAAAGGCATCTAAAAAGGA CCCCAGAACCTACTATTCAGGACAATTCAGTGAGAACCACTTCTATGTTCTGCACCAGGACTTTCTGCGATATGTACGAAACCG GTTTTTAAAATCAAGCAATCTTAACCAAGGACTCTGGCCAATTGTTCGACCAACCAATGGGGCATTTGCTATCTTTACTGCTCTGCACGCTTGTGACACA GTGAGTGCATATGGATTCATGACAGAAGACTACAGAAAATACTCCAACTACTATGCTGAGAAGTACGACAAAACCAACATAGTTTTGTACGCCAACCATGACTATATTCTGGAGAAGAATTTATGGAAGAGCCTTCATGACAAGAAAATTATAAAGCTGTTTCAAAGAACTGGATCACAAGATGAGATCGAGATGTCAAAGCGGGCCTGA